A part of Lacerta agilis isolate rLacAgi1 chromosome 7, rLacAgi1.pri, whole genome shotgun sequence genomic DNA contains:
- the BAALC gene encoding brain and acute leukemia cytoplasmic protein — protein MGCGGSRADAIEPRYYESWTRETESTWLTNTDAEPQQPLPAAAAAAGPEGGQAEAGLRDPGILEDSKSTQTCTGKSSAASGIGSAEKRTHCGTQCTKLTVHTTGTSAHKQQNGFRTTEAKWDNKKKVTKEVAINATKTIRQISNRRITKNCVN, from the exons ATGGGCTGCGGCGGGAGCCGAGCGGATGCCATCGAGCCGCGCTACTACGAGAGCTGGACGAGGGAGACCGAGTCCACCTGGCTGACCAACACAGACGCCGAACCCCAGCAGCCgcttcccgccgccgccgccgccgctggccCGGAGGGCGGCCAAGCCGAGGCTGGCCTGAGGGATCCCG GAATTCTGGAGGATAGCAAATCAACTCAGACTTGTACTGGAAAGTCCTCAGCTGCAAGTGGAATAGGTAGTGCTGAAAAGAGAACTCACTGTGGTACACAATGTACAAAACTGACAGTTCACACCACTGGAACTTCAGCACACAAACAACAAAATGGCTTTAGAACCACAGAG GCTAAATGGGACAACAAGAAAAAAGTCACAAAAGAAGTCGCTATTAACGCCACCAAAACAATAAGACAAATTAGTAACAGAAGAATTACAAAGAACTGTGTCAATTAA